In Accipiter gentilis chromosome 18, bAccGen1.1, whole genome shotgun sequence, the following are encoded in one genomic region:
- the FOXRED2 gene encoding FAD-dependent oxidoreductase domain-containing protein 2: protein MAPAVCGMLLGLALYAGSLRVVSGTAFLYHDYCIIGAGPSGLQAAYFLQQASRDYVVFERSHSPGSFFALYPRHRKLISINKRYTGKSNSEFNLRHDWNSLLSHDRRLLFRRYSRDFFPDADEMVRYLEDFAALLKLRVQYNTAIVHVTLERNAQAWNGHYFLLTDQDRQNYKCSSLLVATGTWVPNVVNFPGSEYVEGYETVSISPEDFAGQTVLILGRGNSAFETAENILGVTNFIHMVSRSRVRLSWATHYVGDLRAINNGLLDTYQLKSLDGLLEGDLEDLAIIKDNKGKLHITLRFYMENRNTSAGIDSITLPQDELDNFATRAPYDRVIRCLGWKFDFSIYNRSLRMMPGKGNKKKYPQIKPSYESRGTRGLFVLGTASHSVDFRKSAGGFIHGFRYTTRAVHRLLENRHHGVPWPSTVYPITQLTNSIIKRVNEASGLYQMFSVLADIILLRENATAFEYLEEYPVGVLAELETQTGRKAPNGLFVVIMEYGRNFSGADKDVFYYNRAVGEAQHAWQSNFLHPVIYYYKRLPTEREMRLRPPDWPLPRPDAVHHIVEDFLTDWTAPNAHILPLRRFLENCLSTDLRNFFAESCFLFAFTRQKLPPFCQQGYVRMQGLVGSERLRRHAVDAGLLEDYTPTDFLGDSPPDSQEGSQDQLLRDHTIPVRPLQHLVNSKDEL from the exons ATGGCCCCGGCGGTCTGCGGGATGCTCCTGGGGCTGGCCTTGTACGCCGGCAGCCTGCGTGTGGTGAGCGGCACTGCTTTCCTCTACCACGACTACTGCATCATCGGGGCCGGCCCCTCGGGTTTGCAGGCGGCCTATTTCCTCCAGCAAGCCAGCCGGGATTACGTCGTCTTCGAGCGGAGCCACTCTCCCGGCAGCTTTTTCGCCCTCTACCCTCGCCACCGCAAGCTCATCAGCATCAACAAGCGGTACACGGGCAAATCCAACAGCGAGTTCAACCTCCGCCACGACTGGAATTCGCTCCTCAGCCACGACCGCCGTCTGCTTTTCCGACGCTACTCCCGCGACTTCTTCCCCGACGCTGATGAGATGGTGCGTTACCTGGAGGATTTCGCTGCCCTGCTGAAGCTGCGGGTTCAGTACAACACGGCCATTGTCCATGTGACGCTGGAGAGGAACGCGCAGGCCTGGAACGGCCACTACTTCCTCCTCACCGACCAGGACAGGCAGAACTATAAGTGCAG CTCTTTGTTGGTCGCCACTGGGACATGGGTCCCCAACGTGGTAAACTTTCCTGGTTCAGAATATGTTGAGGGTTACGAGACCGTGTCCATCAGCCCGGAGGATTTTGCTGGTCAAACCGTGTTGATCTTGGGCCGAGGGAACTCGGCCTTTGAGACGGCAGAGAATATTCTGGGTGTCACGAATTTCATCCACATGGTGAGCCGGTCCCGTGTGCGCCTCTCATGGGCCACCCACTACGTCGGGGATCTGAG AGCAATTAACAATGGCCTGCTGGACACCTATCAGCTGAAATCTCTGGATGGGCTTCTGGAGGGTGACCTGGAAGATCTGGCTATCATCAAGGACAACAAAGGGAAGCTGCACATCACGCTCCGGTTCTACATGGAGAACAGGAACACCAGCGCAGGCATCGACTCCATCACCCTCCCACAGGACGAACTGGATAATTTTGCCACCCGCGCACCTTATGACCGTGTCATCCGCTGCCTGGGCTGGAAGTTTGACTTCTCTATCTACAACAG ATCCCTTAGAATGATGCCgggaaaagggaataaaaagaagTATCCTCAGATCAAACCCAGCTACGAGTCCAGGGGCACTCGGGGGCTCTTTGTTCTTGGCACTGCTAGCCATTCTGTTGACTTCAGGAAATCTGCTGGGGGCTTCATCCATGGATTCCGGTATACGA CTCGTGCAGTCCACCGCCTATTGGAAAACCGTCACCATGGTGTCCCCTGGCCATCCACAGTCTACCCTATTACACAGCTGACCAATTCCATCATCAAGCGGGTGAACGAGGCCTCAGGCCTCTACCAGATGTTCAGTGTCCTGGCTGACATCATACTGCTGAGAGA GAATGCCACAGCATTTGAATACCTGGAAGAGTACCCGGTTGGAGTCCTGGCCGAGCTGGAAACGCAGACGGGAAGAAAGGCTCCCAATGGGCTGTTTGTCGTCATCATGGAGTATGGGAGGAATTTCTCTGGGGCTGACAAGGATGTCTTCTACTACAACCGAGCTGTGGGAGAGGCACAGCATGCCTGGCAGTCCAACTTTTTGCACcctgttatttattattacaaaCGCCTCCCAACAG AGCGCGAGATGAGACTTCGGCCCCCAGATTGGCCTCTCCCCCGCCCAGATGCCGTCCATCACATTGTGGAGGACTTTCTGACAGACTGGACGGCCCCGAACGCTCACATCCTGCCACTGAGGCGGTTTTTGGAGAACTGCCTTAGCACTGACCTGCGCAATTTCTTTGCAG AGTCCTGTTTCCTCTTTGCCTTCACTCGTCAGAAGCTGCCTCCCTTCTGCCAGCAGGGGTATGTGAGAATGCAAGGGCTCGTGGGGAGCGAGAGGCTCCGGCGCCACGCGGTAGATGCCGGCCTGCTGGAGGATTACACTCCCACAGACTTTTTGGGCGACAGCCCTCCTGACAGCCAGGAAGGGTCACAGGACCAGCTGCTGAGAGATCACACAATACCGGTTCGTCCGCTGCAGCATCTTGTCAACAGCAAGGACGAGCTTTAA
- the EIF3D gene encoding eukaryotic translation initiation factor 3 subunit D isoform X2, translated as MAKFVTPVIQDNPSGWGPCAVPEQFRDMPYQPFSKGDRLGKVADWTGATYQDKRYTNKYSSQFGGGSQYAYFHEEDETSFQLVDTARTQKTAYQRNRMRFAQRNLRRDKDRRNMLQFSMQTLPKSAKQKERDRLRLQKKFQKQFGVRQKWDQKSQKPRDSSVEVRSDWEVKEEMDFPRLMKMRYLEVSEPQDIECCGALEYYDKAFDRITTRNEKLLRSIKRIFHTVTTTDDPVIRKLAKTQGNVFATDAILATLMSCTRSVYSWDIIVQRVGSKLFFDKRDNSDFDLLTVSETANEPPQEEGNSFNSPRNLAMEATYINHNFSQQCLRMGKEKYKFPNPNPFVEDDMDKNEVASVAYRYRRWKLGDDIDLIVRCEHDGVMTGANGEVSFINIKTLNEWDSRYCNGVDWRQKLDSQRGAVIATELKNNSYKLARWTCCALLAGSEYLKLGYVSRYHVKDSARHVILGTQQFKPNEFASQINLSIENAWGILRCVIDICMKLDEGKYLILKDPNKQVIRIYSLPDGTFSSDEDEEDEEEEEEEEAGVGERTQVQSTDWENEACQGALRSTAPGFGGVEEES; from the exons atggcGAAGTTTGTGACACCCGTGATCCAGGACAACCCCTCCGGTTGGGGCCCATGTGCTGTGCCCGAGCAGTTCAGGGACATGCCCTACCAGCCCTTCAGCAAAGGAGACCGCCTGGGAAAG GTGGCTGATTGGACAGGAGCCACATATCAAGATAAAAGATATACGA aCAAGTACTCATCGCAGTTTGGTGGCGGAAGTCAATATGCCTATTTCCACGAGGAGGATGAGACTAGCTTCCAACTGGTGGATACAGCACGAACGCAGAAAACAGCGTACCAGAGGAATCGTATGCGATTTGCACAG AGGAACCTCCGGAGAGACAAGGACCGTCGGAACATGCTGCAGTTCAGCATGCAGACGCTGCCGAAGAGTGCCAAGCAGAAGGAGAG AGATCGTTTACGCCTACAAAAGAAGTTTCAGAAGCAGTTTGGAGTGAGGCAGAAATGGGACCAAAAATCACAG AAGCCTCGTGACTCCTCTGTTGAAGTTCGCAGTGATTGGGAGGTGAAAGAAGAGATGGATTTCCCTCGGCTGATGAAGATGCGCTACCTGGAGGTGTCGGAGCCACAGGACAT AGAGTGCTGTGGAGCCCTAGAGTACTATGACAAAGCCTTTGACCGCATTACAACAAGGAATGAGAAGCTACTGAGGAGTATTAAGCGCATCTTCCATACCGTCACTACTACTGATGACCCAGTTATCCGAAAG CTGGCCAAGACCCAAGGGAATGTGTTTGCCACAGATGCCATCCTGGCCACACTGATGAGCTGCACTCGCTCTGTCTATTCCTGGGACATCATTGTCCAGAGAGTTGGATCCAAGCTTTTCTTTGACAAGAGGGACAATTCAGATTTTG ACCTCCTGACAGTGAGTGAAACAGCCAATGAGCCCCCCCAGGAAGAGGGCAACTCCTTTAATTCTCCACGCAACCTTGCCATGGAAGCTACCTACATCAATCATAACTTCTCCCAGCAGTGTCTGAGGATG GGAAAGGAGAAATACAAGTTTCCCAACCCAAATCCCTTCGTGGAGGACGACATGGATAAAAATGAAGTAGCCTCTGTTGCATACAG ATACCGAAGGTGGAAGCTGGGAGATGATATAGATCTCATTGTCCGCTGTGAACATGACGGAGTGATGACAGGAGCTAATGGAGAAGTGTCATTCATCAACATCAAAACACTGAACGAGTGGGATTCCAGG TATTGCAATGGAGTAGATTGGCGCCAGAAGCTTGActctcagagaggagctgtgATTGCCACCGAGCTGAAAAACAACAGCTATAAATTAGCTCGCTGGACATGTTGCGCACTGCTGGCTGGATCAGAATATCTTAAACTCGG GTATGTATCTCGTTACCACGTGAAGGACTCTGCCCGCCACGTGATCCTGGGCACGCAGCAGTTCAAGCCAAATGAGTTTGCCAGCCAGATTAACCTCAGCATAGAGAACGCCTGGGGCATCCTGCGATGTGTCATCGACATCTGCATGAAGCTGGATGAGGGGAAGTATCTCATCCTCAAGGACCCCAACAAGCAGGTGATCCGGATCTACAGCTTGCCTGACGGCACCTTCAGCTCTGATGAagatgaggaggatgaggaggaagaagaggaagaggaag caggggtgggggagaggaCCCAGGTCCAGAGCACCGACTGGGAAAACGAAGCCTGCCAAGGAGCCCTTCGTTCAACGGCCCCAGGATTTGGGGGAGTGG AGGAGGAGAGCTGA
- the EIF3D gene encoding eukaryotic translation initiation factor 3 subunit D isoform X1 → MAKFVTPVIQDNPSGWGPCAVPEQFRDMPYQPFSKGDRLGKVADWTGATYQDKRYTNKYSSQFGGGSQYAYFHEEDETSFQLVDTARTQKTAYQRNRMRFAQRNLRRDKDRRNMLQFSMQTLPKSAKQKERDRLRLQKKFQKQFGVRQKWDQKSQQKPRDSSVEVRSDWEVKEEMDFPRLMKMRYLEVSEPQDIECCGALEYYDKAFDRITTRNEKLLRSIKRIFHTVTTTDDPVIRKLAKTQGNVFATDAILATLMSCTRSVYSWDIIVQRVGSKLFFDKRDNSDFDLLTVSETANEPPQEEGNSFNSPRNLAMEATYINHNFSQQCLRMGKEKYKFPNPNPFVEDDMDKNEVASVAYRYRRWKLGDDIDLIVRCEHDGVMTGANGEVSFINIKTLNEWDSRYCNGVDWRQKLDSQRGAVIATELKNNSYKLARWTCCALLAGSEYLKLGYVSRYHVKDSARHVILGTQQFKPNEFASQINLSIENAWGILRCVIDICMKLDEGKYLILKDPNKQVIRIYSLPDGTFSSDEDEEDEEEEEEEEAGVGERTQVQSTDWENEACQGALRSTAPGFGGVEEES, encoded by the exons atggcGAAGTTTGTGACACCCGTGATCCAGGACAACCCCTCCGGTTGGGGCCCATGTGCTGTGCCCGAGCAGTTCAGGGACATGCCCTACCAGCCCTTCAGCAAAGGAGACCGCCTGGGAAAG GTGGCTGATTGGACAGGAGCCACATATCAAGATAAAAGATATACGA aCAAGTACTCATCGCAGTTTGGTGGCGGAAGTCAATATGCCTATTTCCACGAGGAGGATGAGACTAGCTTCCAACTGGTGGATACAGCACGAACGCAGAAAACAGCGTACCAGAGGAATCGTATGCGATTTGCACAG AGGAACCTCCGGAGAGACAAGGACCGTCGGAACATGCTGCAGTTCAGCATGCAGACGCTGCCGAAGAGTGCCAAGCAGAAGGAGAG AGATCGTTTACGCCTACAAAAGAAGTTTCAGAAGCAGTTTGGAGTGAGGCAGAAATGGGACCAAAAATCACAG CAGAAGCCTCGTGACTCCTCTGTTGAAGTTCGCAGTGATTGGGAGGTGAAAGAAGAGATGGATTTCCCTCGGCTGATGAAGATGCGCTACCTGGAGGTGTCGGAGCCACAGGACAT AGAGTGCTGTGGAGCCCTAGAGTACTATGACAAAGCCTTTGACCGCATTACAACAAGGAATGAGAAGCTACTGAGGAGTATTAAGCGCATCTTCCATACCGTCACTACTACTGATGACCCAGTTATCCGAAAG CTGGCCAAGACCCAAGGGAATGTGTTTGCCACAGATGCCATCCTGGCCACACTGATGAGCTGCACTCGCTCTGTCTATTCCTGGGACATCATTGTCCAGAGAGTTGGATCCAAGCTTTTCTTTGACAAGAGGGACAATTCAGATTTTG ACCTCCTGACAGTGAGTGAAACAGCCAATGAGCCCCCCCAGGAAGAGGGCAACTCCTTTAATTCTCCACGCAACCTTGCCATGGAAGCTACCTACATCAATCATAACTTCTCCCAGCAGTGTCTGAGGATG GGAAAGGAGAAATACAAGTTTCCCAACCCAAATCCCTTCGTGGAGGACGACATGGATAAAAATGAAGTAGCCTCTGTTGCATACAG ATACCGAAGGTGGAAGCTGGGAGATGATATAGATCTCATTGTCCGCTGTGAACATGACGGAGTGATGACAGGAGCTAATGGAGAAGTGTCATTCATCAACATCAAAACACTGAACGAGTGGGATTCCAGG TATTGCAATGGAGTAGATTGGCGCCAGAAGCTTGActctcagagaggagctgtgATTGCCACCGAGCTGAAAAACAACAGCTATAAATTAGCTCGCTGGACATGTTGCGCACTGCTGGCTGGATCAGAATATCTTAAACTCGG GTATGTATCTCGTTACCACGTGAAGGACTCTGCCCGCCACGTGATCCTGGGCACGCAGCAGTTCAAGCCAAATGAGTTTGCCAGCCAGATTAACCTCAGCATAGAGAACGCCTGGGGCATCCTGCGATGTGTCATCGACATCTGCATGAAGCTGGATGAGGGGAAGTATCTCATCCTCAAGGACCCCAACAAGCAGGTGATCCGGATCTACAGCTTGCCTGACGGCACCTTCAGCTCTGATGAagatgaggaggatgaggaggaagaagaggaagaggaag caggggtgggggagaggaCCCAGGTCCAGAGCACCGACTGGGAAAACGAAGCCTGCCAAGGAGCCCTTCGTTCAACGGCCCCAGGATTTGGGGGAGTGG AGGAGGAGAGCTGA
- the EIF3D gene encoding eukaryotic translation initiation factor 3 subunit D isoform X3, with protein sequence MAKFVTPVIQDNPSGWGPCAVPEQFRDMPYQPFSKGDRLGKVADWTGATYQDKRYTNKYSSQFGGGSQYAYFHEEDETSFQLVDTARTQKTAYQRNRMRFAQRNLRRDKDRRNMLQFSMQTLPKSAKQKERDRLRLQKKFQKQFGVRQKWDQKSQQKPRDSSVEVRSDWEVKEEMDFPRLMKMRYLEVSEPQDIECCGALEYYDKAFDRITTRNEKLLRSIKRIFHTVTTTDDPVIRKLAKTQGNVFATDAILATLMSCTRSVYSWDIIVQRVGSKLFFDKRDNSDFDLLTVSETANEPPQEEGNSFNSPRNLAMEATYINHNFSQQCLRMGKEKYKFPNPNPFVEDDMDKNEVASVAYRYRRWKLGDDIDLIVRCEHDGVMTGANGEVSFINIKTLNEWDSRYCNGVDWRQKLDSQRGAVIATELKNNSYKLARWTCCALLAGSEYLKLGYVSRYHVKDSARHVILGTQQFKPNEFASQINLSIENAWGILRCVIDICMKLDEGKYLILKDPNKQVIRIYSLPDGTFSSDEDEEDEEEEEEEEGVGERTQVQSTDWENEACQGALRSTAPGFGGVEEES encoded by the exons atggcGAAGTTTGTGACACCCGTGATCCAGGACAACCCCTCCGGTTGGGGCCCATGTGCTGTGCCCGAGCAGTTCAGGGACATGCCCTACCAGCCCTTCAGCAAAGGAGACCGCCTGGGAAAG GTGGCTGATTGGACAGGAGCCACATATCAAGATAAAAGATATACGA aCAAGTACTCATCGCAGTTTGGTGGCGGAAGTCAATATGCCTATTTCCACGAGGAGGATGAGACTAGCTTCCAACTGGTGGATACAGCACGAACGCAGAAAACAGCGTACCAGAGGAATCGTATGCGATTTGCACAG AGGAACCTCCGGAGAGACAAGGACCGTCGGAACATGCTGCAGTTCAGCATGCAGACGCTGCCGAAGAGTGCCAAGCAGAAGGAGAG AGATCGTTTACGCCTACAAAAGAAGTTTCAGAAGCAGTTTGGAGTGAGGCAGAAATGGGACCAAAAATCACAG CAGAAGCCTCGTGACTCCTCTGTTGAAGTTCGCAGTGATTGGGAGGTGAAAGAAGAGATGGATTTCCCTCGGCTGATGAAGATGCGCTACCTGGAGGTGTCGGAGCCACAGGACAT AGAGTGCTGTGGAGCCCTAGAGTACTATGACAAAGCCTTTGACCGCATTACAACAAGGAATGAGAAGCTACTGAGGAGTATTAAGCGCATCTTCCATACCGTCACTACTACTGATGACCCAGTTATCCGAAAG CTGGCCAAGACCCAAGGGAATGTGTTTGCCACAGATGCCATCCTGGCCACACTGATGAGCTGCACTCGCTCTGTCTATTCCTGGGACATCATTGTCCAGAGAGTTGGATCCAAGCTTTTCTTTGACAAGAGGGACAATTCAGATTTTG ACCTCCTGACAGTGAGTGAAACAGCCAATGAGCCCCCCCAGGAAGAGGGCAACTCCTTTAATTCTCCACGCAACCTTGCCATGGAAGCTACCTACATCAATCATAACTTCTCCCAGCAGTGTCTGAGGATG GGAAAGGAGAAATACAAGTTTCCCAACCCAAATCCCTTCGTGGAGGACGACATGGATAAAAATGAAGTAGCCTCTGTTGCATACAG ATACCGAAGGTGGAAGCTGGGAGATGATATAGATCTCATTGTCCGCTGTGAACATGACGGAGTGATGACAGGAGCTAATGGAGAAGTGTCATTCATCAACATCAAAACACTGAACGAGTGGGATTCCAGG TATTGCAATGGAGTAGATTGGCGCCAGAAGCTTGActctcagagaggagctgtgATTGCCACCGAGCTGAAAAACAACAGCTATAAATTAGCTCGCTGGACATGTTGCGCACTGCTGGCTGGATCAGAATATCTTAAACTCGG GTATGTATCTCGTTACCACGTGAAGGACTCTGCCCGCCACGTGATCCTGGGCACGCAGCAGTTCAAGCCAAATGAGTTTGCCAGCCAGATTAACCTCAGCATAGAGAACGCCTGGGGCATCCTGCGATGTGTCATCGACATCTGCATGAAGCTGGATGAGGGGAAGTATCTCATCCTCAAGGACCCCAACAAGCAGGTGATCCGGATCTACAGCTTGCCTGACGGCACCTTCAGCTCTGATGAagatgaggaggatgaggaggaagaagaggaagaggaag gggtgggggagaggaCCCAGGTCCAGAGCACCGACTGGGAAAACGAAGCCTGCCAAGGAGCCCTTCGTTCAACGGCCCCAGGATTTGGGGGAGTGG AGGAGGAGAGCTGA
- the EIF3D gene encoding eukaryotic translation initiation factor 3 subunit D isoform X4, with translation MAKFVTPVIQDNPSGWGPCAVPEQFRDMPYQPFSKGDRLGKVADWTGATYQDKRYTNKYSSQFGGGSQYAYFHEEDETSFQLVDTARTQKTAYQRNRMRFAQRNLRRDKDRRNMLQFSMQTLPKSAKQKERDRLRLQKKFQKQFGVRQKWDQKSQQKPRDSSVEVRSDWEVKEEMDFPRLMKMRYLEVSEPQDIECCGALEYYDKAFDRITTRNEKLLRSIKRIFHTVTTTDDPVIRKLAKTQGNVFATDAILATLMSCTRSVYSWDIIVQRVGSKLFFDKRDNSDFDLLTVSETANEPPQEEGNSFNSPRNLAMEATYINHNFSQQCLRMGKEKYKFPNPNPFVEDDMDKNEVASVAYRYRRWKLGDDIDLIVRCEHDGVMTGANGEVSFINIKTLNEWDSRYCNGVDWRQKLDSQRGAVIATELKNNSYKLARWTCCALLAGSEYLKLGYVSRYHVKDSARHVILGTQQFKPNEFASQINLSIENAWGILRCVIDICMKLDEGKYLILKDPNKQVIRIYSLPDGTFSSDEDEEDEEEEEEEEEEES, from the exons atggcGAAGTTTGTGACACCCGTGATCCAGGACAACCCCTCCGGTTGGGGCCCATGTGCTGTGCCCGAGCAGTTCAGGGACATGCCCTACCAGCCCTTCAGCAAAGGAGACCGCCTGGGAAAG GTGGCTGATTGGACAGGAGCCACATATCAAGATAAAAGATATACGA aCAAGTACTCATCGCAGTTTGGTGGCGGAAGTCAATATGCCTATTTCCACGAGGAGGATGAGACTAGCTTCCAACTGGTGGATACAGCACGAACGCAGAAAACAGCGTACCAGAGGAATCGTATGCGATTTGCACAG AGGAACCTCCGGAGAGACAAGGACCGTCGGAACATGCTGCAGTTCAGCATGCAGACGCTGCCGAAGAGTGCCAAGCAGAAGGAGAG AGATCGTTTACGCCTACAAAAGAAGTTTCAGAAGCAGTTTGGAGTGAGGCAGAAATGGGACCAAAAATCACAG CAGAAGCCTCGTGACTCCTCTGTTGAAGTTCGCAGTGATTGGGAGGTGAAAGAAGAGATGGATTTCCCTCGGCTGATGAAGATGCGCTACCTGGAGGTGTCGGAGCCACAGGACAT AGAGTGCTGTGGAGCCCTAGAGTACTATGACAAAGCCTTTGACCGCATTACAACAAGGAATGAGAAGCTACTGAGGAGTATTAAGCGCATCTTCCATACCGTCACTACTACTGATGACCCAGTTATCCGAAAG CTGGCCAAGACCCAAGGGAATGTGTTTGCCACAGATGCCATCCTGGCCACACTGATGAGCTGCACTCGCTCTGTCTATTCCTGGGACATCATTGTCCAGAGAGTTGGATCCAAGCTTTTCTTTGACAAGAGGGACAATTCAGATTTTG ACCTCCTGACAGTGAGTGAAACAGCCAATGAGCCCCCCCAGGAAGAGGGCAACTCCTTTAATTCTCCACGCAACCTTGCCATGGAAGCTACCTACATCAATCATAACTTCTCCCAGCAGTGTCTGAGGATG GGAAAGGAGAAATACAAGTTTCCCAACCCAAATCCCTTCGTGGAGGACGACATGGATAAAAATGAAGTAGCCTCTGTTGCATACAG ATACCGAAGGTGGAAGCTGGGAGATGATATAGATCTCATTGTCCGCTGTGAACATGACGGAGTGATGACAGGAGCTAATGGAGAAGTGTCATTCATCAACATCAAAACACTGAACGAGTGGGATTCCAGG TATTGCAATGGAGTAGATTGGCGCCAGAAGCTTGActctcagagaggagctgtgATTGCCACCGAGCTGAAAAACAACAGCTATAAATTAGCTCGCTGGACATGTTGCGCACTGCTGGCTGGATCAGAATATCTTAAACTCGG GTATGTATCTCGTTACCACGTGAAGGACTCTGCCCGCCACGTGATCCTGGGCACGCAGCAGTTCAAGCCAAATGAGTTTGCCAGCCAGATTAACCTCAGCATAGAGAACGCCTGGGGCATCCTGCGATGTGTCATCGACATCTGCATGAAGCTGGATGAGGGGAAGTATCTCATCCTCAAGGACCCCAACAAGCAGGTGATCCGGATCTACAGCTTGCCTGACGGCACCTTCAGCTCTGATGAagatgaggaggatgaggaggaagaagaggaagaggaag AGGAGGAGAGCTGA